The DNA segment TTGAGaacattcaaatcctatataatGTCTCTTGGCAAAGGAAAGGGAGGTTCATGATTAGGAGCGTATTTaacaaaatatttcaatttccacaaaaaattaaaactaaataaaagtaGCTACCCTTTTTCCATCAATGGTTATTGGGCTGCCAGGTTCCACCGAATCTGATAGCTGAAGTCCCCACAATCTCTGTTTTACTCCatcatatgttattaatctaGATATTGTCTCTTGTCCCTTGTAACAACCTATAGGGATTAAAAGTTGAGTGTTTGATCTACCTTGggtcttaaaaaataaaaaaaaaaaggcaagaaATGAGTACCCTTGTTTAGAGAAATTGAATTCCAAAGACCAGCTTCGAGTACATTGAATTCGTCACTAAGCTCTTTCTGCGGTGCTGGCATGCCTGCAAGACTTAAGGAGATCATCGGACCATCCAAGATTCCCGGAATAACAGCAttaaataaaatggtttttctttgtttttctttttttctttttaaaattgttatcatGAAATAAATATAGAAGGTGTTTCCGTATGTGGATAATTATAAACAACAcctccaatgatacaagataGTCAATAAATAGTTACAAAAAGGAGACGGCTTGCTCCAAGAAATAATCTCAAGGGATGTGGATTCAATAAATCAATGGAAGTCTTGTCGCTACCAAAGAAGATCTGACCATTCCGTTCTAACCATAAGTTCCAAAATGGTTTTTCTTTgatatgagagaaaaatgaagaaagacaaggaaaaaggaaaaatgaagggaaaaaaactCCACACAAAAGGAGCGGCCTAAAAATAAGGGAGTTCAATCAAGCAAAATAAGTTAGAAAGGATAACTACAAAAATCCTTGAACATCAAAACTTAGAGGGGTTACATGTAATCTAAGAGAGAATCAAACATCTTCCTAGTGTCCTAGACCCTTAATATGGAAACAATATTAATATGGTTATTAGAAGGGGCAAATTAGTAAATAGCTAATAAGTTGGGTTAAGGCTTTGGTTAAACAGAAGGAGTGGGTTGAGAAGAGGGGGGTTGAAGAATATTGCGGTGATTGTAGTATAATTTTTTCACTGATATTGCAACATAAATCTATCTTTTAGtgttctttatttgttttttgtGTTCTTGTTAGGAGGTATCCTAACGTTAACACctctaaagattttttttccctctgAACCTGAAGATGCCTCAAAGTCATAAATCGCAAGAAAATGCCGTTTATCACAAAAGGGAGGGTGAAAGAAGGAGCTCCACAACTATAAACTACACCCTCTAGGTTAAACTAAAAGGAAACCAAACacatcaaaaataaaaataaaataaagaaaaactcCACGTCGAAAAAGCATAATCACATCTCCATAGGAAGAGGACAAGATCCTAAGCCCCATCCAAGGATACAACACTACAGCCCTATCAAATAGTTGACTTCTTCAAAACCAAATCCAAGTTCTTGACTCTTTCGTGAAGGATTTACCACACAGACAATTTACCTTTCTTGAGAATTTTAACCTTTTCCACAACGAGGAAAAGAGAGGGTGATAAGGAGAAAAAGGATTCACCAAACATTGAAAAAAATGGCAAGAAAACCCTACATAAGGGATAGTGTTGATGCCCTAGGACAAATATCTTCCCCCCGGGCAAACAAACACCTCCCCAAGCCGAGGTTAAAAGGCAACATTGTTTGTTGCTACCCTATTGaacaaaagaggaaaaaagagaGCAAGGAAGATCTCTCGGAAGAAGGAAGGACAGAAGCCACCAAGTGATTCCTCATAGAAGAAAGATGGTACAATTAGAAATGTCCACGGATCATAGGGGGACGGGGAACTTGCTCCACATTTCATTCCCTATTCTCGCAAAATTCTTCACGAGAATCAGGGCAAAGATTCCCATGGAGAATTTGTAGGGATCGAGAACCCCACAGAGAATTTTTTAtcgttttggttttttaaaaaaaaaaaaaaaaaactcgaatCACTACTTTGAAAAAGTTTAgattaaatagttaaatttttttaaaatgattagtTCCACGTGGacaattcaaatttaaagagaaattactctgattttctagtaaaaaggaaataattaccaatcaaattattcatatttataatctaaaattaaatgttcaatttaaacatattcattatcttgaccattaaacaataaaacttaaaatttaatatatatttataaataataacaacatagcattaaattattataataaaaaggctcacggtgggggggggggggggggggggtaaaTGGACATATCTAGGTACAATTGAGAAAATAAGGGGCAGAGAGGTTTATCTCCAAACCACTTATACTCCTATAAGTATCCAACCCATCACCCACATAACACTCTGCAAACTTAGGGGTATTTTTGGTAAGGAATAAGTTATTTAGTCGTGAAGCCTCCAGTATAGACATTAATAAGCCATGGGACTAAGGTTGATAAACTGTGGGACcatgatgaatgtaaaaactCTTTGGACCAAACGAAGAGTGGAGTATAGTTAACTTCTCTCTTCCCACCAACTCCTCACTCCAAACACCCctttaaagaaaaaggaaaacccaTCAAAGATCCATGAACTTCTTGAAGTACCTTTCAAACCCTCGACCGAAATGCAGTTAAAAGGATGGAGCCCATATTTGCTCACGGTGATCTTATGCCATAAGGCGTCAAGCCCTCAACAGAAAGAACCACAACCATTTAGCCAACAGGCCTCATTTTGTGTCCAAATTTCCAATAACTAACCCTCCAAGACCTAATAGCCTATCATCCATATCCCATGAGACCCTTCCTCTTATCAACCCCTTCCCATAAGAAAATCCTCATAAAACTTCTTCATAGTTCTATTGACCGACTCTAGGACCCTAACAAAGAGAAAATATGTATGAGATACCACTCAAAGTTGACGAGTAAGCCTACCTCCTCCAGAGAGAGCTTTTTCTCCCATATAACAAGGCACAAACCATCCCATGGACGGGAAATAAAACTTGCATATGCCCAACAACGTAACCAGAATGGAAAACCCACCCATGGAGATGACTTGTTAACTCATAGAGATGTATGCAAAACACGGACAACTCAGCCGAACTACCACCATTGAGAGAACCGAATGTTTAAAGCTTAACGTCTATAGCATGAACCAGATTATTCTTTAAGCTATTACTTAAGTTTCATGCTCATTCCAGATACTAATACCTTGGGCCGTACGTATCTGTTTAACATACTCTCTCTCAGAAAtggaacaaaaagaaaaagaaaaaaactggtAAAGCGTCAAAATAGTTTAGAAGTTTGACAAGATTATCATGTTAGGATGCTTGTCCAGTTGCAACTATTGTTTACTTATGGAAAATGTGGATGCATTGTTTCAATAAAacgttgaaaaaaaaattgcaaaacacAAGTTCAACCCAATATTTAACATGATATCATGAAACAAAGTTTACCATGTTTGGTTCTAGCCTTGTATTGGCAAGTTTTaagctttttatttttatttccttttaatgTACTTTGAAGATtagactaattaattttttcagtGAAAACTCTTGTTTTCgtttcggaaaaaaaaaaaaaaaacaaaacaaagtttGCAGAGTCATGTGACGTAAATCCACTATCAACTGCATCCATTGTAAAGAATCAATATGATCACATAAGGCATTAAAATTTCAAGTGCATGAAACAGGAAAGAACCAGCACACCAAAGAGCAGAAAAAGGTTGAAAGATGCACACCTTGAAATATCCTCAGCTTTTCCCAAGCCTTTGAGCCCATTGGAACAGCACCTAGAGAAACTAGAGCTTTCCAAACTTGTCCAGCCACAGCAGGTGATATCAACAGCGAAAAGCCTTCTTCAGAAATGACGTTTCCCACCCCCACGGTAATTGGCATACCATTgacctgcaaaatagaagtccAAATTCAGTGGTATTCCAAATAATATCCATATATTTCCAAACTGAAAATTTGAATCTAAATTGGTAATGCTAGAACAAAAAAACTTTTGTAattaacttttcattttttcgGCCCTTACAGGATAGGGGGTGCTTCTGACTTTCTGTTATTCTTTCAATATTTCAACGCTTTTCataaatattcaataaaaatgttttttttataagaaacttttcatttattaatGAAAAAGGGGAACCCCAAAAGCCAATAGGCGATtacaagaagtatttccaatTGGAGTCTAAATAAGATAAACTGAAAAGATTAAAAGAGTGCTTATCCTTGCACCAATATAAAACGGTAGAGAGAACCAGATCCATAAATCTATCAAAAGAGGAGAataaatattcaataaaaatgttgattCTCATTATAAAAGGCAAGTAATGCTAGAAAATtcaagtagataacaaaagcgTACACTAAAGTGCTGGTGTGTTCCATATGGTTCTCCAGCTATACTACCAAGGTTCAAATCCTCCATAATCTGCACTTGCATTTGAGGGTTAAAACAATTAGTACATGAAAACCAGGAATAAGAATAGAAACAATTTTGCTTGTACATGAGAACTGCATATTGCTCTTTTACTTGGTTGCTTTTAGGTCCCACCAACACTAACAAGGATGTTTGCTTGGTAATATCTTGAATTTCTACCTTGTCCGCCAAAAAAATGTACctggttaaaatatcattataaACTCATGAATAATATATGGGATATCTAGAAAACAAGCATACATACATGAATCATATACATACGCATATATACCATAATACGTTTTAGCATCTATAGCACATTTTTGTTCACGAATATATCCATGAGCAAAACCAAGCTTAACCTGATAATGTCCTCCCAGTCTGCACTCTCCAGGaattaataaaaatggaaaagcCATCCACATCCCTTAGGATaatcaaatcattcatgttgttTTCCTATCTTGAGTTTAACAAATGGATCAAATCAATTTCAGAAacccaaaaaaatataaataataataaataaagaaatccTTTTCTCAATGGTGTTCCAAGGAGTAATCTACAAATCAAGATGAACAGTAGTCCTTTCTCGTCCAATCAGTAATTAGTTAAGTGTACGTATTCTGCAGAAGTAGTAGATGGAAAAAGTTATGCAATGCGATGTTAGCCAGTCTTCCAGATTACTATAATCCACCTTTTGCTTTCTGTGAAGTGCAGATGGAAATAGAGAAGCATATGAGTAACTTCTTTCAGAAAATTCAAGGTGATAGAACGATATCACATTTAATTGGCTGGAATTCTGTGATTGACCCTTTGAAGAATGATAGGAAGTGAAAATTAAAGGACGACGAATGGAGGACTTCTAATcaaaataataagaagaaaaacaaaaactccTGGATTGGAATCAGTCTTTTCCTATTCGTTTTCCGAGcattttttaattatcaaatcaAAGGTTGGTACTAGACACTTGGGATACGTTTCCATGCTCTTGGAGAGCTAATGTGGAATGCTTTCATTCAAGTTTCAATCTTGGATGTTTCTTGAGCAATCTTAGGATAAAATTAACATTTCTAATCTTCTTAGCACTCACGATCTTAGATAAAAGCAAAAATTTTAGGGGTTTCCATTGCTAAATCAGTAGTTTATGggaatttggttcaaaagaaatttgaagctttttaaaaatacaaggaTCGCTCAAGTGAACGTTTCGCTTAATAAAGACTCATGCCGTTTCTTGGAGACTCTCTCTGAAGGATTTTCCAACTACTCATCTTTTGAGATTTATTCTGATTGGGAGGCCTTCCTTTTAACTTGTTCAATCCGTATGTAATTTTTAAGTTCGGTCTTGATGTTCCATTATTACTACTCTCAAGTTATGATTCTTGTGGAAGGATACTATCAAAATAACATAATGggatcaagaagaagaaaacaccaAACCCATGAGGGGACAATTAAAAACTTACAAGAACACCTACTTGTTGAGCATCCGAATTATGCTTTCACGCGTCACTGGTGACACAATTAATGTGATGCCATTTTTCTGTCAGCAAGATGtataacaaatgaaatttaaaatgaaattgaaacaaGTTAGGAGACCGAAACCATGGACCATAGAGGAATACAAGATTGTAGCATTACCATGATCCATGCTTGTGCAATATCAATGGTCCGAGCAGTAGGTGTAACAAATACAGTACTGCACCCCTATAGTTAACAAAATATTGCATAAAATATCAATCTTTTAATAATACAATTCCATacgaatttaaatttaacaaaacaTGATTAGAATAGGATATCATGGTGCGCCTAGTCAAAACTTACTTGCCCTTGAcgtaaactttcaaaattagcTGTGCTTTGGTTATGAAGAAACTGACAACGATCATCTCCACTAACTTCATGTACATAAATGCATCATTTCCATTAATTTCCACAAAAAAAAAGGTTGTACAAACACTAAATACTGTAGCAGCCTAGAAGCATAATAAGATCAGTGCAGAAGATGATTGCATAAAAATAACAAGAATGAGAAAGTTgtgcattatattattttagaaaGTTAAAAAGAACATTTATGTCTGGTGGACAAATGCTCGACAAGTCTTGATTGCAACAAAGTCCATAGAGGACTATAAAGCTAGGAAAGAGGAGGATGTGATCGTGAAGGCTAGTGATGTGGACTGTGGTTTCTTGGACCAGTTCCACTGGAagacaagtttcaagtacaagtggAGAACTTGGGTGGGAAAATGACTTCCGTCTGCAAATGTTTCTCTTGATTAACAAAAGCCGTAGAAGTAAGTTGTATTATGTCAATAAATAATCTATAATCTATAACATATGCAAAAATTCAATGTTAAAGAAACTTTTTAGGACAATATTATCCTTTCATCGTTTACTTACTATCTGCATTGACATTTTGGAGTGATAGGTGGGTTCCTAATAAATGATGTTTATGAACAACTATAGATGTTATAAGCCCTTTCTCTCTCTCCATGAATTGTATAATAGAACTAACTTTTCTATGTTCTTTAGAATTATCGATATCCATGAGGAAATCTCTCTCAATGAGGCGGTCTATTAATAACAAAACaattgtaaaaaatagatagaaaTGTGGCAACTCCGACTGCTTCTTCATACAGATAATAAATGCTAAAGGAGAAATTTAAAAGagaacaaatattaatatgGGAATATTTAGACTTCCTATATATTGCCTCACTCGAGTAGGAAATAGATGcaaaggaaaatggaaaaaaccgAAAAACCGATTAAACCAACTGAAACCAACGTTGGTGTAGTTCTGAACCAATTCAATTGGGCAGTTTCGGTTGACATATAAGAAAACCCAATTAAATTTGTGTAAAACCCTTGGGTTTGAGAGAATCGGAATACTTTACTCCATTCACtgaagatatgaatatatataagtGTACAAGAATGACCAAAGAAAGAAAGCATAGAAAAGGccataaaaggaaaatataacaaagatatttacaataataaaaATCCATAATATTAGAActataacactccccctcaagttggagtatatatgttaatcatgcccAACTTGTTACACAGATCATCTATACGTGTTCCATTCAATGCTTTCATAAAGATATCTCCTAATTCTTCTCTAGTCTTCACATATCTTGTAGATACCAAACCTTGTAGAATTTTCTCACGTACAAAAtggcaatcaacttcaatatgtttagaCCTTTCATGGAATACTGGATTAGACACGATATGAACTGTtgcttgattatcacaccatAATTTTGTCAGTGtggtgatttcaaatcccaacTCAACAAAAAGTTGatatatccaaatcaattcacACACAGACTATGTCAATGCTCTATGTTCTGATTCCGCACTTGAACATGACaccacattttgcttcttactcttccaagaaatcaaattaccaccaacaaaaacactgtaaaacccaaaccctaattactttaagtaagcgtaagtaatgtgatgttttctaatgagctaaatgaagccatgtcttaggaaggatagaagatggaaacaagaagaaataagctcttgggtagctaagtgtaaaagtaggacaaaacttggctaggctaaggaaggtcatgcttgatgatagaatgcataataagcatatggatgagaccatgccatctaatgaggtgtagtgctgaagtaatattgtgagtgcagttagcaaaagaaaatttgctaaatcctagcccttcatcaccaatagtgggcaAAGTGGCACAGGGAGGGTTCATGCAGGATTTTGGGCGGTGATATAAGCAAGAAGATCGAATTCATTGGGTCGGTTTGGACaaactacttaggctatttgtgtaattctagtggcattcgaaagctctTTGTGTCTATTTTTTGTGGCTGTGCTGCTGGAGGGAAAACTCGTTGGAATAAGGCCAGAGGGGCAAAATAAAGACGAAAGGTTcgtttctcgggtgaatctagaccatcagtgaagaattgaagctccaggacgaattacgaagcgttttgagctaaaaatttgaggtaatattgttaactcagttataaacaactttgtagaatgaaactttttaagatgaggcctgaaaatcgagttatatatttttgaagtttgaactggaaattgttgaacaagcaggcagctgcttgaattggggccaatgatgaaggTTTGAATCTCCAAATCAAACAACAGggaattttgagctgaaattttaaggtaatgttgcTAACTTGATTCTAagaaagtttgtagaaggaatttcCTTGAGATCGGTTCTggaaatttagttatgaattgttgaaattgaatCTGCAGCTTGATGCTCCAAAATTTTTCTGAGTGTGGGGAGTATGGGCGATCAAAGGGTACATTCTTTTGACACCCAATCCCTCCAAATTGGCTAGGTGTCCGACCCTCAAAGTGAATGGTAGGAGGCACAATGTGATGGTTTGGCATGTGAGCTTGATTTATTGAGTAGGCCTAAAAGGAAGGCTAACGTAAACACTAAGTAGTATGCTTATATGTGTAGGTTCAACTCCCATGGAAAAGCCTATCGAGCCTTAAGGAAGCAAACTTGAAGgacctgtgagtgactatgtgatgatttaatgttttaatgatttagaaatcatgatttctttgaagttatttctcatgctaagtgtttatatGAACTATCaagcaacatatgtttgaagctatttctcatgctaagtaaagcatgttttccatggaaattgaAATGATTTAAGTATGTTAttttgtccaaatactttcagcatgttttagtaactccattttcatgatgaactagtatgatgatttgagcactaagccttagtttttaactaaatgtttatgacaaGTTATacgacggatactgaaggacaatgagaaggtatcctagttaagtacctaaggtatgacggtactcagttataagcACGTGCACGTAAGTAATACGACGTCGAAGGATTGAGTAAAGTTATTGTCATGCTAAATTTTATGTGATTCCAAGCAACTTATTTCTATGATTAAAAGCATGATTAAcgcatgatgtttactaatgtatgagttttccaagtatgttttccatgtctaacgcatgctaatggtttttacaagctagttcaacatgatttaagccaacttattttacaaagtatgaagcatgcgttagggttaaagctaaggttgaatgaaacttgatgtactatgttttaaatacctaaggttgtcaaagtacatgcgttggtattcctaaacataatgaaaagggatactgaaggtagggaaggtatcctaaagagttttctatgctatatttgagaattattcttttaatgctcttcgagaacttgatagcttaagtgagccggatactgaaggtaaggaaggtatctgaataaatgtacctaaggtgttgacggtacatagaaaactccacgtgcacgtaggtagttctgaatgagaggctgaagtatgggtctcctaggccatataccaacaaagggaggccgaagtatgggtttcTTGGTcgataacagacgttgggagctagagcaatgtatgctcgttctcaactaggaaataatgatgtttaatggtgtttaagagtagttatcaatgtttatgtttagaggaagttgcttgagatgcccatcggtatatttaaagGGATCGACGTAGGGATCTCTTCTAGCCATAGTTCAGTATGAAGAGATAGAAGTAGGGGTCTCATCTGGCCATGGCTTGGCGTTGGGAATTAGAGtgatgaatgttcattctcaactaagattcaagtttcagatacaatggttttaaaggttttatatacacgtttgcttggcatAATTTaattccagtattatgttttcgagcttttagtttaagcatgagatttatgtttttattaagtcactcactgggcttctagttcatgttttcaaatgttttcctttctgGTAGTgatcagttcccaaaagactattttgttgctgctctgccactcaaagaaacaggttgaaggaagcgtaattgaagacctgtattagttagtacacatgtgtctgtctagtgactagtattctagatggggctcactaagttgtctTCTCTAGATCCTGCCCAACCGGCGGCtgagaaacattcaatattagtaTGACCATAATCCTTATATAATAAACCACGTCCGGGAGCAACCTTCAGATAACACAGAATCTGTTCCAATGCAGCCCAATGATCAACTGTAGGGCATGACATATACTAACTCACAATACTCACCGAATAGGCTATGTCGGATCGCTGTAAAGTAATTAAGTTTTTCCATTAATCTCCTATATCTTTCTGGACCTTTTagcaattctccatcttttgtttttatggtaaaagaaacatttcattgatATAAGGGGAAAACCCCAAGCAAGGATTTACAAGAAAGATCTCCAATTACTAAGAagcaattctccatcttttgtgaGTTGTAAGTTGGGCATCATTGGGGTACTACATGGCCTAGCTTCCCTGTTTAAGTCAATAAGTCAAGTAAATATTTCCTATGTGATAATAGTATTCCTTTCATGCTTCTTATTACCTCAATTCctaagaagtatttcaacatgCACAAATCTTTTGTATGGAATTAGGTCTTTAGAGACTGGATACCTAAAGCATCATCACCAATAATtacaatatcatcaacatatataacTGATGAAATATAAAAGAGGCAAGAAAAGAGAGACCAACACAcagtttacgtggaaaccctaaaacagggagaaaaaccacgatacagatctttttcttattattttaattgatacacaGAATACAAGGGAACAGAGCGAATAAATAGATAGTAGAGAGCCCTAGGGTTTAACGATTCTCAAATGACACCACTCTCAGATCTCTTAAAAAAGATTGAATGACTTGATGTGCTCTTCCGCATTCCAAAACTTTCAATCACAATGATTGattgaagctaatgaaataaacaacctCACAGATGCCATTTTTACTACCGGAGAAAAAGTATCAGCAGAGTTAACGCCATAAGTTTGTGTGTTGCCTTTTGCTACAAGGCGTGCTTTTAACCAAGTGACAAAACCAACAAGATTGACTTAATCATAAAtacccatttgcaaccgatagcCTTCTTTCTTATAGGGAGAGAGACTAAATCCCAAGTACAATTGTCATCTAAAGCAATCATCTCCTCCACCATTGCGACACACCAACCAAGATGAGACAAAGCTTCATGAAAAGTTTTAGGGATGGATACAAACTCTAAgaatgcaatgaatgaacatgtaGAAGACGACAAATagttatatgaaacaaaagaggaaataggATGAGTGTACTAACGTCTACTTTTACGAAGAGCAATAGGAAGATCATCACTCATTTCCAGATCCAATGACGAAGAAGACTCTGGTTCAGGACATGGAACTAAAGGAGACGAAGAAGCCTCTGGTACAGGACATGGAACTGAAAGAGGTTGTCATCGATTATAGACCTTAACGATGGGTGGAAGAATAGAGGTAGTCATAGATAGAGATGAATCAGGAAGAGGATCAAAAGGGAAAACAATTGTGTAGACAAGGAAATCATCCTCTAATTCCTTATGCTCCCCTGGCTCTTATTCGAAGAGAAAGAAGATGAGGAAAAGAATGAGGAATGTTCAAAAAACGTGACGTCAGAAGAGACAAGATATTTATTTAGACTAGGACAATAACACTGATACCCCTTTTGAACATGGGAATAACAAGGAAAACACATTTTAAGGACTTTGGATTCAACTTGGTATGTTGAGGCTGAACATCCCAAACAAAACaggtacaaccaaatattttgggtGGAATGGGAAACAAATGTTGTTTGGGGCATAAAGTACAAAAAAGTATCTTACCCTTAAGAATGGAAGAGGGCATGCGATTTATTAAGAAACAAGCTGTGGAAACAGCATCAGCCCAAAAGGATTTTGGAAAATGCATTTGAAACATCAAGGCTTTGGTTATCTCAAGAAGATGATGATTCTTTCGTTcccattttgagatggagtatcaacacaagaagattgatgaagaatgtcATGGACATTTAAATAAGACTTGAGAGCATGAGAGAAATATTCTATAGAATTATCGCTCCGTAAGATTTTAAGAGCACCACTAAGCTAAGTTTGAATTTCAACATGAAAGTTACGAAAATGAGAAAGTAACTCAGaacgatttttcattaaatataaccacgTTATACGAGAATAGTCATtgacaaatataataaaataccaaaaaccTCCTTTGAACTCAATAGGACTcggaccccaaacatcagaaTGGACTAATTCAAACGAAGCACTAGCTCATTTACTGACTCGAGGATACAAACTCAAACGATGAAATTTAGTAAACTGACATGACTCACACTCTAAAGAAGACAAATGTTGAAGTTGGGGACAAAGACTCTTCAACATAGAGATAGACAGATGACCTAAACGGTAATGTTCTTCCAAGGAAGACGACACACTGGACCATGTGATGGCTATAGATATTTGTGGTTTACAGATGTAAAGACCTCCAAATTCACGCCATTTACCAATAATTTACTTCATCCTAAGATTTTGAAACAAGCAATAACCAGGAAGAAATGAGACACAACAATGAAGATCATGAGTGAGTTTACTGatcgaaatcaaattaaaaagaaaatggggtAAATTTAAAACCGACGACAAAGAAATCGATTCAATAAGATGGACGGTTCCCGATCCTAAAACAGGAGCGGAGGTTCCATCGGCTATAATGACATTAGGTAAAG comes from the Benincasa hispida cultivar B227 chromosome 5, ASM972705v1, whole genome shotgun sequence genome and includes:
- the LOC120077710 gene encoding putative transferase At1g60990, chloroplastic, with the translated sequence MSSYCGYGFSVSDATIPSTSRAFISNPWHWDLSTSSFSHPHRLHFPAFRPRNIRNPYSKASGTRTSFSALPFDLSPPPIDEDLLEAAAVEGARISDDGIIETFHNDEEALDAANNGVAVVDLSHFGRIRVSGDDRCQFLHNQSTANFESLRQGQGCSTVFVTPTARTIDIAQAWIMKNGITLIVSPVTRESIIRMLNKYIFLADKVEIQDITKQTSLLVLVGPKSNQIMEDLNLGSIAGEPYGTHQHFSVNGMPITVGVGNVISEEGFSLLISPAVAGQVWKALVSLGAVPMGSKAWEKLRIFQGMPAPQKELSDEFNVLEAGLWNSISLNKGCYKGQETISRLITYDGVKQRLWGLQLSDSVEPGSPITIDGKRVGKLTSYTPGRKESEHFGLGYIKKRAASNGDTVIVGENTIGKVVEVPFLARQQPISNSSSNTPQSSVQ